A region from the Cellvibrio sp. PSBB006 genome encodes:
- the yjgA gene encoding ribosome biogenesis factor YjgA, whose protein sequence is MVYSYDDINPDDYIRSKSQAKREMTALQELGEKLVELNDNQLAQIPIEPKLMEAIHETRKMVHREARRRHLQYIGKLMRTTDHAAIQEAYDLLQSKSDRYIHRQHQVERYRDLLIGGDNQALQEFIQLHPGVDVQHLRQLIRVAQKEAAENKPPASARKLFRYIREQMEAHDH, encoded by the coding sequence ATGGTTTATTCATACGACGACATCAACCCCGACGACTACATCCGCAGCAAGTCACAAGCCAAGCGCGAGATGACAGCACTTCAGGAACTGGGCGAGAAGCTGGTGGAGTTGAATGATAACCAGTTGGCCCAGATACCCATCGAGCCCAAGTTGATGGAAGCCATCCATGAAACCCGCAAGATGGTTCACCGTGAAGCACGGCGCCGGCATTTGCAATACATCGGCAAACTGATGCGCACCACCGATCACGCAGCGATTCAGGAGGCTTATGATTTGCTGCAAAGTAAAAGTGATCGCTACATTCACCGTCAGCATCAGGTGGAGCGGTATCGGGATTTATTGATTGGTGGTGACAATCAGGCATTACAGGAATTTATCCAACTGCACCCTGGTGTGGACGTACAACACCTGCGTCAATTGATCCGCGTTGCTCAAAAAGAAGCAGCGGAGAACAAACCGCCTGCCAGCGCGCGCAAATTATTTCGTTATATCCGTGAACAAATGGAAGCCCACGATCACTGA
- a CDS encoding GNAT family N-acetyltransferase, which translates to MLIRQERHTDIDTIFRITQAAFEDHPFSDHKEQLIVNALRAAKAMTLSLVAQWDDEDVVGHVAFSPVEISDGRERWYGLGPVSVAPAYQRRGIGKALIRHGLQHLQSAGAQGCVVMGDPDYYQYFGFRHLPELVYRDVPAEYFLALAFCQPTPQGFVTYHPAFFVQE; encoded by the coding sequence ATGTTGATTCGTCAGGAACGACACACCGATATCGACACCATCTTTCGTATCACCCAGGCAGCGTTTGAAGACCATCCCTTCAGTGACCATAAAGAACAATTGATTGTGAATGCCCTGCGTGCCGCCAAGGCCATGACCTTGTCACTGGTTGCGCAATGGGATGACGAAGATGTTGTGGGCCATGTGGCCTTTTCGCCGGTTGAGATATCGGACGGAAGAGAGCGTTGGTATGGACTGGGGCCAGTGTCTGTTGCACCGGCATATCAACGGCGCGGTATTGGTAAAGCGCTTATCCGCCATGGTTTACAGCATTTGCAATCTGCGGGGGCGCAAGGATGTGTGGTGATGGGAGATCCGGATTATTATCAATATTTTGGTTTCCGGCATTTGCCGGAACTGGTTTATCGGGATGTTCCGGCGGAATATTTTCTTGCCTTGGCGTTTTGCCAGCCGACGCCGCAAGGATTTGTGACTTACCATCCGGCTTTTTTTGTGCAGGAATGA